Proteins from a single region of Trichoplusia ni isolate ovarian cell line Hi5 chromosome 3, tn1, whole genome shotgun sequence:
- the LOC113508897 gene encoding ras-related protein Rab-24-like produces the protein MSRCDFKVVLLGSEHVGKTSLVLRFVHCRFNADIPYQNTVGAAFCAKTMQSNGKDFNIGIWDTAGSERYDSLTKIYYRGAHAAIICYEPSSTHSWTRLRHWLQELRCVEENCKVYLCGTKKDLLDSGHITRAVDEDLVATYAQGLSGHFFTSSKTGENVDELFQKIVDDCAADVEIMKNVEVMRLQIQKEEEAYRARSKQYCFC, from the exons atgagtAGATGTGATTTCAAAGTAGTGTTGTTAGGCAGTGAACATGTCGGGAAGACAAGTTTGGTTCTCAGATTTGTTCATTGCAGGTTTAATGCAGATATTCCTTATCAgaat ACAGTGGGGGCAGCATTTTGTGCGAAAACTATGCAATCAAATGGCAAAGACTTCAACATTGGCATCTGGGATACAGCTGGCAGTGAACG ATATGACTCCCTAACCAAGATATATTATAGAGGAGCCCACGCGGCCATCATATGCTATGAACCTTCGTCCACTCACTCCTGGACTAGACTACGGCACTGGCTGCAGGAGCTACGATGTGTTGAGGAG AACTGCAAAGTGTACCTATGTGGTACAAAGAAGGATCTTCTGGACTCCGGTCATATCACCCGAGCGGTTGACGAGGATCTTGTGGCGACGTACGCGCAGGGGCTGAGCGGGCACTTCTTCACAAGTAGCAAGACAGGCGAGAATGTCG ATGAACTATTCCAAAAGATAGTAGACGATTGCGCAGCTGATGTCGAAATTATGAAAAACGTGGAAGTCATGAGGCTACAGATACAGAAAGAAGAAGAGGCATACAGAGCGAGAAGCAAACAGTACTGTTTCTGTTGA